From Enhydrobacter sp., the proteins below share one genomic window:
- a CDS encoding DUF3363 domain-containing protein: MRRGDDDLRVRPGRIRDGGRWAARPKSFVAQVMRAAKKAGHTGPAFGRARGGAGSRFGRGRRAALALSLRSPGRRVVIMTRVVRHQGKQFRSAPLAKHVAYLKRDGVTRDGADARMFDARSEDADSQAFAERCEQDRHHFRFTISPEDAARMSDLQAFTRELMAEAEGDLGTKLDWIAVDHWNTDNPHVHVLVRGRADDGKDLVISRDYISRGMRARAADRVTLELGPRSDREISSALEREVEAERWTGLDRALRAAADEGGGVADLRPGSPDEDPELRRLMVGRIAKLERLGLGDQVAPGRWTFKPGLEQTLRDLSIRGDIIKTMHRAMVAAGREADVSGFALHGDRVTDQVLGRLVERGLHDELRGSAYAIVDGIDGRTHHLQFSALEMTGDAKPGAIVEARAYRDDKGYDRLSLAVRSDLSLQEQVFAPGATWLDRQLLSRDTATGSGFGVAVRDAMDRRIDHLATEGLARRQGQQTVFARDLLDTLRRREINEAAAKLAVETGLAYQPAGEGKHVAGIYRQRIVLSSGRFAMIDDGLGFQLVPWRPALERHANEHVAGVVLPGGHVDWNLGRKRGLSL, from the coding sequence GTGAGAAGGGGCGACGACGACCTCCGGGTTCGGCCTGGCCGTATTCGCGACGGAGGTCGCTGGGCAGCCAGGCCCAAGAGTTTCGTCGCGCAGGTCATGCGGGCCGCGAAGAAAGCGGGCCATACCGGGCCGGCCTTCGGCCGCGCCAGGGGCGGGGCGGGGTCCCGCTTCGGCCGCGGCCGCCGCGCCGCCCTCGCTCTTTCCCTGCGATCTCCCGGTCGGCGGGTCGTCATCATGACCCGGGTGGTTCGCCATCAGGGAAAGCAGTTCCGTTCGGCGCCTCTGGCCAAGCATGTCGCCTATTTGAAGCGCGACGGCGTGACCCGTGATGGCGCTGACGCGCGGATGTTCGATGCGAGATCGGAAGATGCGGACAGCCAGGCCTTTGCCGAGCGGTGCGAGCAGGACCGCCATCACTTCCGCTTCACCATTTCGCCAGAAGATGCCGCCCGGATGTCGGACTTGCAGGCCTTTACCCGAGAGCTGATGGCGGAGGCCGAAGGGGACCTTGGAACCAAGCTGGACTGGATCGCCGTCGATCACTGGAACACCGACAATCCGCACGTCCACGTGCTGGTGCGTGGGCGGGCCGATGATGGCAAGGACCTCGTCATCAGTCGTGACTACATCAGCCGCGGTATGCGGGCACGAGCGGCCGACCGGGTTACACTCGAGCTCGGCCCACGCAGCGATCGCGAGATCAGTTCAGCTCTTGAAAGAGAGGTCGAGGCTGAACGGTGGACCGGCCTTGATCGGGCGCTCCGTGCCGCCGCGGACGAAGGGGGAGGGGTCGCCGATCTTCGTCCGGGGTCGCCTGATGAGGACCCCGAGCTACGCCGTCTGATGGTCGGTCGGATAGCGAAGCTCGAGCGGCTTGGGCTTGGCGACCAGGTCGCCCCGGGTCGCTGGACCTTCAAGCCCGGGCTGGAGCAGACGCTGCGCGATCTCTCCATTCGGGGAGACATCATCAAGACCATGCACCGTGCCATGGTCGCGGCCGGGCGTGAGGCGGATGTTTCTGGCTTTGCACTCCATGGTGATCGGGTGACCGACCAGGTGCTGGGCCGCCTTGTCGAGCGCGGACTGCACGATGAACTCAGAGGATCTGCCTATGCCATCGTCGATGGGATTGATGGTCGCACGCACCATCTCCAGTTCTCTGCGCTCGAGATGACCGGTGATGCCAAGCCGGGAGCCATTGTCGAGGCGCGCGCCTACCGGGACGACAAAGGTTACGACCGACTGTCGCTCGCTGTTCGATCTGACCTCTCGCTGCAAGAACAGGTTTTCGCGCCTGGGGCGACTTGGCTCGATCGCCAGCTGCTTTCGCGCGACACCGCGACCGGTTCGGGTTTTGGAGTCGCTGTACGGGATGCCATGGATCGGAGGATCGACCATCTCGCGACTGAAGGCTTGGCCCGACGGCAAGGGCAGCAAACGGTCTTCGCTCGCGACTTGCTCGACACGCTGCGACGTCGCGAGATCAATGAGGCGGCCGCCAAGCTCGCGGTCGAGACGGGACTGGCCTACCAGCCCGCGGGCGAAGGTAAGCACGTCGCTGGCATCTATCGCCAGCGTATCGTCCTGTCATCGGGCCGCTTTGCGATGATCGATGACGGGCTGGGCTTTCAGCTCGTGCCCTGGCGGCCTGCTCTGGAGCGGCACGCCAACGAGCATGTTGCCGGCGTGGTCCTACCGGGTGGCCACGTTGATTGGAACCTTGGTCGCAAGCGTGGCCTCAGCCTCTGA
- a CDS encoding lytic transglycosylase domain-containing protein: MVLLPLLTAAVACPTHAEPFVVNQSKREAAADPFADFVAEAARRFDVPIPWINAVMMLESGGDARAVSPGGAMGLMQIMPDTWTDLRSRHGFGVDPFDPRDNILAGAAYLREMHDRYGSPGFLAAYNAGPQRYEKYLASGRELPNETQLYVATIAPMIGETQRGGALAITRRAIPWQEAALFASRSPGGSRAGSLSPLPPSGRASVGRSLAGEFALQPRAEGLFVGRTGAARFE; this comes from the coding sequence ATGGTTCTTCTGCCTTTGCTGACCGCGGCAGTAGCTTGCCCCACGCATGCCGAACCATTCGTCGTCAATCAGTCGAAGAGGGAAGCTGCTGCGGATCCATTTGCCGACTTCGTTGCTGAGGCTGCGCGGCGCTTCGATGTGCCGATCCCTTGGATCAATGCTGTCATGATGCTGGAAAGCGGTGGAGATGCGCGCGCCGTCTCGCCGGGGGGCGCGATGGGTCTCATGCAGATTATGCCTGATACGTGGACCGACTTGCGGTCCCGCCATGGCTTCGGCGTCGATCCCTTTGACCCGCGCGACAACATTCTTGCTGGCGCCGCATACCTGCGGGAGATGCATGACCGCTACGGGTCACCTGGATTTCTGGCGGCCTACAATGCAGGTCCCCAACGCTACGAGAAATACTTGGCGTCTGGTCGGGAGCTGCCGAACGAGACGCAGCTCTACGTCGCAACAATCGCCCCGATGATCGGCGAGACGCAGCGTGGAGGTGCCCTCGCTATCACCCGGCGTGCGATCCCTTGGCAAGAAGCGGCGCTATTCGCGTCGCGTAGTCCTGGCGGTTCGCGGGCAGGATCATTGTCACCGCTACCACCATCCGGCCGCGCTTCCGTTGGCCGTTCCCTTGCCGGCGAGTTTGCGCTGCAGCCCCGGGCCGAGGGACTGTTCGTCGGCCGGACAGGTGCAGCGCGGTTCGAATGA
- a CDS encoding S26 family signal peptidase: MTPRRAILVCALGSTGVLALACGHGHTPLYIWNASASVPLGLYSLHPSKVRHVGELVAVLPPDPLASFLADRSYLPRGVPMLKHVLALPGQVVCRVRLSIFVDAVAVGVARERDSRGRPLPVWQGCRVIAADEVFLMNWQSADSFDGRYFGPISSSAVLARAQPVWIEKE, from the coding sequence GTGACCCCGCGCAGAGCGATCCTGGTCTGCGCTCTGGGTAGCACTGGCGTGCTGGCTCTGGCCTGTGGCCACGGGCATACACCGCTTTACATATGGAACGCCTCGGCGAGCGTTCCGCTCGGCCTATACAGCTTGCACCCAAGCAAGGTTCGGCATGTCGGCGAGCTTGTCGCTGTGCTGCCGCCGGACCCGCTCGCAAGCTTCCTCGCCGATCGTAGCTATCTGCCGCGCGGTGTCCCCATGCTGAAACATGTTTTGGCCCTCCCTGGACAAGTCGTTTGCAGGGTAAGGCTCTCGATCTTCGTCGATGCCGTCGCCGTGGGCGTTGCGCGAGAGCGAGACAGTCGCGGCCGACCGCTGCCGGTCTGGCAAGGATGTCGCGTCATAGCTGCCGACGAAGTCTTCCTCATGAATTGGCAATCAGCCGATTCGTTTGACGGCCGATACTTTGGACCGATCTCGTCCTCTGCCGTTCTCGCGCGCGCACAGCCCGTTTGGATCGAGAAGGAATGA
- a CDS encoding DUF2840 domain-containing protein: MSDLTRVELLWLEKHIEHWIRFGRPAAEQILDRRRRVLSFTPGSIFAFVRWAANDFGTIVSRIDILRTVPAGASCATVPYVRPGGDILLRISGWAKVQQVLQMIDTVEAIGVDPADAAPDYWRHVHNRLSAGETPRWYTRSRHQAWLQRQRIEP, encoded by the coding sequence ATGAGCGATCTCACCCGCGTCGAGCTCCTGTGGCTCGAGAAGCACATCGAGCACTGGATCCGCTTCGGCCGACCGGCGGCCGAACAGATCCTCGATCGCCGACGGCGTGTCCTGTCGTTCACGCCCGGCAGCATCTTTGCCTTCGTCCGCTGGGCCGCCAACGATTTCGGCACCATCGTGTCCCGCATCGACATCCTACGCACGGTACCGGCCGGTGCGTCGTGCGCCACCGTCCCCTACGTGCGCCCTGGAGGCGACATCCTGCTGCGGATCTCCGGCTGGGCGAAGGTCCAGCAGGTACTGCAGATGATCGATACCGTTGAAGCAATTGGTGTCGATCCTGCTGACGCGGCGCCGGACTACTGGCGGCATGTCCATAACCGTCTGTCTGCCGGCGAGACGCCGCGATGGTACACGCGCTCGCGTCATCAGGCCTGGCTGCAGCGTCAACGGATCGAGCCGTGA